A DNA window from Centroberyx gerrardi isolate f3 chromosome 3, fCenGer3.hap1.cur.20231027, whole genome shotgun sequence contains the following coding sequences:
- the sp2 gene encoding transcription factor Sp2, with amino-acid sequence MSEQQDSMATTVAVSPSEYLQPSTTSTQDSQPSPLALLAATCSKIGPPAAQAPVTAPPTQPQPRRLLPIKPAPIAPAPPKNLGFLSAKGNVIQLPAGLGQAASPGSPIVLTIQSPARTNTSAPANIQYQVVPQIQGAQTIQVMPQGGQIQLIPGTNQAIITTPMTMPAPAAATAPVTPQKTVAIKPSPRSRKPNNAASNMVQLPSGLTLPLNVATGEVGGAQIITETAAAPPTPGKGRRGRKKKVVLAAQPPPLPPQPASPPPEQMETILIEAADNIIQAGNNLLIVQSPGQPAVVQQVQLVQSKQDSQVVQIPQQALKVVQAASATLPPVPQRQSAPPSLQVTPDTTQTQILIKTPSGEWQTVQLQETVSTTTTPTTSIVTPTSPMAGTKRTLAGGRKERTLAKIAPAGGMIALNPAQLSSTAQAVQTININGVQVQGVPVTITNAGGQQHLTVQTMQGGGLQLAAPQGQPAVQVDQTLTLELPSQPGEKKRRMACTCPNCKDADKRPGEVGKRKHICHIPGCEKTFRKTSLLRAHVRLHTGERPFVCNWVFCGKRFTRSDELQRHARTHTGDKRFECNQCQKRFMRSDHLTKHYKTHINTKNL; translated from the exons ATGAGCG aacAACAGGACAGTATGGCCACCACTGTTGCTGTCAGTCCCAGCGAATACCTACAGCCTTCCACCACTTCCACACAA gACTCCCAGCCCTCTCCTCTGGCCCTGCTGGCCGCCACCTGCAGTAAGATCGGCCCTCCTGCAGCTCAGGCTCCTGTCACCGCTCCTCCAACCCAGCCGCAGCCTCGCAGGCTCCTCCCCATCAAACCGGCCCCCATTGCCCCCGCTCCGCCCAAAAACCTGGGCTTCCTGTCAGCCAAGGGCAATGTGATCCAGCTCCCCGCCGGCCTGGGCCAGGCCGCCAGCCCCGGCAGCCCCATCGTGCTCACCATCCAGAGCCCGGCCCGCACCAATACCTCAGCCCCCGCCAACATCCAGTACCAGGTGGTGCCCCAGATCCAGGGCGCCCAGACCATCCAGGTGATGCCGCAGGGAGGCCAGATCCAGCTCATACCGGGCACCAACCAGGCCATCATCACCACTCCCATGACCATGCCGGCCCCGGCGGCCGCCACCGCCCCGGTCACGCCGCAGAAGACCGTTGCCATCAAGCCCTCCCCCAGGTCGCGGAAGCCCAACAACGCTGCTTCCAACATGGTGCAGCTCCCCAGCGGGCTCACGCTGCCGCTCAACGTGGCTACGGGAGAGGTGGGCGGGGCCCAGATCATCACGGAGACGGCAGCAGCCCCTCCCACTCCGGGGAAGGGacgaagagggaggaagaagaaggtaGTTTTGGCTGCCCAACCTCCGCCTCTCCCCCCGCAGcccgcctcccctcccccagAGCAGATGGAGACCATACTGATAGAAGCTGCTGACAATATTATTCAG gCGGGTAACAACCTGCTGATCGTGCAGAGCCCGGGGCAGCCAGCGGTGGTGCAGCAGGTCCAGCTGGTTCAGTCTAAACAGGACTCTCAGGTGGTTCAGATCCCCCAGCAGGCCCTGAAGGTGGTGCAGGCTGCCTCCGCCACGCTGCCCCCCGTCCCACAGAGACAGTCAGCGCCCCCAAGCCTGCAGGTCACCCCggacacaacacaaacacag ATCCTGATCAAAACGCCGTCGGGGGAGTGGCAGACCGTTCAGCTCCAGGAGACGGTCTCCACGACAACGACCCCCACCACTTCGATCGTCACCCCCACCTCACCGATGGCCGGCACCAAGAGGACGCTGGCGGGGGGGCGGAAGGAGAGGACTCTGGCAAAAATCGCGCCGGCGGGGGGGATGATTGCGTTGAATCCGGCGCAGCTCTCCTCGACGGCCCAGGCGGTGCAGACGATCAACATCAACGGGGTCCAAGTGCAGGGAGTTcctgtcaccatcaccaacgcAGGGG GCCAGCAGCACCTAACGGTGCAGACGATGCAGGGCGGAGGGCTGCAGCTGGCGGCTCCGCAGGGCCAGCCGGCCGTCCAGGTGGACCAGACGCTCACCCTGGAGCTGCCCAGCCAGCCGGGGGAGAAGAAGCGCCGCATGGCATGCACCTGCCCCAACTGTAAAGACGCAGACAAGAG GCCCGGTGAGGTGGGGAAGAGGAAGCACATCTGCCACATCCCCGGCTGTGAGAAGACGTTCAGGAAAACGTCTCTGCTCAGAGCGCACGTCCGGCTGCACACCGGAGAGAGGCCCTTCGTCTGCAACTGGGTCTTCTGCGGGAAACGCTTCACACGCAGCGACGAGCTGCAGCGGCACGCCAGGACACATACAG GAGACAAGCGCTTCGAGTGCAACCAGTGTCAGAAACGCTTCATGAGGAGCGACCACCTGACGAAGCATTACAAAACTCACATAAACACCAAGAACTTGTGA